From Roseburia hominis, the proteins below share one genomic window:
- a CDS encoding MerR family transcriptional regulator codes for MGDVHYMISESAKQVGVESHVLRYWEEELDLPIGRTEMGHRYYTEEDIQLFCCIKELKEQGMQLKEIKEVIPDILRAKRLLRTKSHTSSLPQTNPHQNTPASSNTSEFPSEASVSDQIEVLNTSPDLEHIRSLFGEVIQETIQNNNKILEENIFKSITEKVTKDMDFLLQAKERQEEDRYRKLDHLIRQQQASRKEASRPTPARYLRRIFGEN; via the coding sequence ATGGGCGACGTTCATTACATGATATCGGAAAGCGCCAAACAGGTAGGTGTAGAATCTCACGTTCTTCGCTACTGGGAGGAAGAACTGGATCTTCCTATCGGCCGCACCGAAATGGGACATCGTTACTATACGGAAGAAGATATACAGCTATTTTGCTGTATCAAAGAACTAAAAGAACAGGGTATGCAGCTTAAAGAAATAAAGGAAGTGATCCCGGACATTCTCCGGGCCAAAAGACTACTCAGGACCAAATCCCACACTTCCTCTCTGCCCCAGACAAATCCTCACCAAAACACTCCCGCATCATCAAACACCTCAGAATTTCCATCGGAAGCCTCCGTTTCCGACCAGATAGAAGTCCTGAACACTTCCCCCGACCTGGAGCATATCCGCTCCCTCTTCGGCGAAGTCATACAGGAAACCATACAGAACAACAACAAAATCCTGGAAGAAAACATCTTCAAAAGCATCACCGAAAAAGTGACCAAAGACATGGACTTCCTCCTCCAGGCCAAAGAACGCCAGGAAGAAGACCGCTACCGCAAACTGGACCACCTGATCCGCCAGCAGCAGGCCTCCCGCAAAGAAGCCTCCCGCCCCACCCCCGCCCGCTACCTGCGCCGCATTTTCGGGGAAAACTAA
- a CDS encoding 4Fe-4S binding protein codes for MAHVISDECVSCGACESECPVGAISMGDDHMQIDADACVDCGACEAACPTGAISAE; via the coding sequence ATGGCACACGTAATTTCTGATGAATGTGTAAGCTGCGGCGCTTGCGAAAGCGAATGCCCAGTAGGAGCTATCTCTATGGGCGACGATCATATGCAGATCGATGCTGATGCATGTGTAGACTGTGGCGCTTGCGAAGCTGCATGTCCGACAGGAGCTATTTCTGCTGAGTAA